From a single Microbacterium terrisoli genomic region:
- a CDS encoding GNAT family N-acetyltransferase — translation MAELTIAREDDNRRYALFVDGEIAGFTEIHRDDNGRLVMPHTVIIPSFRGQGLASKLVEGALQDVAARGETVVPLCPVVVKFLHEHDVDGLTVDWPRKAK, via the coding sequence ATGGCCGAGCTGACCATCGCCCGCGAGGACGACAATCGCCGCTACGCACTGTTCGTGGACGGTGAGATCGCCGGGTTCACCGAGATCCACCGCGACGACAACGGACGGCTGGTCATGCCGCATACCGTGATCATTCCGTCATTCCGCGGGCAGGGGCTGGCGTCGAAGCTGGTCGAGGGTGCACTGCAGGATGTCGCGGCCCGCGGTGAGACCGTCGTGCCGCTGTGCCCGGTGGTGGTCAAGTTCCTGCACGAGCACGACGTCGACGGCCTGACGGTGGACTGGCCCCGCAAAGCCAAGTAG
- a CDS encoding DEAD/DEAH box helicase: protein MYDGFVAWAAERGLTLYPAQDEAVIELVSGAHVILSTPTGTGKSLVAVAAHAVAAASGKRTYYTAPIKALVSEKFFALVEIFGAANVGMVTGDSSVNPDAPIVCCTAEIVANIALRQGADADVDQVVMDEFHFYGDPDRGWAWQVPLLLLPRAQFLLMSATLGDVTGIADDLEARSERPVARVTGVERPVPLHFSYEVRPVHEVLELLLKDAEIPAYIVHFSQAAAVERAQALSSMKIASREQRDAIAAALGDFRFSTGFGKTLSRLVRSGIGIHHAGMLPRYRRLVETLAQRGLLRVICGTDTLGVGINVPIRTVVITELAKFDGTKMRQLSAREFHQVAGRAGRAGFDPYGNVVVMAPEWEIENAAALAKAADNPAKRKKIVRKKAPTGAVNWGRGSFERLVDAAPEALTPQLQLTAAMLINVIARGGDVFANVRSLVFDNHQTRPQQFALARRALAIFRTLREAGIVEVSPPGEARETRRNGPHEESHGEEVLLPADSPHAGKTPGPSIHLTVDLQPNFALNQPLSPFALAAIDLLDPDDGPGAAGTGHYALDVVSVIEATLDDPRAILSQQEYRARGEAVAVMKQDGLDYDQRMDALEEVTYPKPLDELLHQSYEAFASSQPWVRDFELSPKSVVRDMFERAMTFSEFVSSYQLARSEGLVLRYLSDAYRAIRQTVPLEARTSELLDVIEWLGELVRQVDSSLVDEWEQLVHPLASPAGPVLPPAPPSVVANHRAFTVLVRNELFRRVQLAALQRDDDLVALDPDAAWPDALDAYFAEHDSIGVDGRARSPRLCAIDESAAAVSGQWRVEQTIDDPEGDHDWRIRAVVDLAESEDAGAAVVRVTEVVRL, encoded by the coding sequence ATGTACGACGGGTTCGTCGCCTGGGCCGCAGAGCGTGGCCTGACGCTGTACCCCGCTCAGGACGAAGCCGTCATCGAACTGGTGTCGGGTGCGCACGTCATCCTGTCGACGCCGACCGGCACCGGCAAGTCGCTGGTGGCCGTGGCGGCGCACGCGGTGGCCGCGGCATCCGGAAAGCGCACCTATTACACGGCCCCGATCAAAGCACTCGTGAGCGAGAAGTTCTTCGCACTCGTCGAGATCTTCGGCGCCGCCAACGTCGGCATGGTCACCGGCGACTCGTCGGTGAACCCGGATGCACCGATCGTGTGCTGCACGGCCGAGATCGTCGCCAACATCGCCCTGCGTCAGGGCGCCGACGCCGACGTCGACCAGGTCGTGATGGACGAGTTCCACTTCTACGGCGATCCCGATCGTGGCTGGGCGTGGCAGGTGCCGCTGCTGCTTCTGCCGCGCGCGCAGTTCCTGCTGATGTCGGCCACGCTCGGCGACGTCACCGGCATCGCCGACGACCTCGAAGCGCGCAGCGAGCGCCCGGTCGCGCGGGTGACCGGCGTTGAGCGGCCCGTGCCGCTGCACTTCTCCTATGAGGTGCGGCCGGTGCACGAAGTGCTCGAGCTGCTGCTGAAGGATGCCGAGATACCGGCCTACATCGTCCACTTCTCGCAGGCGGCCGCAGTCGAACGGGCCCAGGCGCTGTCGAGCATGAAGATCGCCTCACGCGAGCAGCGCGACGCGATCGCCGCCGCCCTCGGCGACTTCCGCTTCTCGACCGGGTTCGGCAAGACCCTGTCGCGACTCGTGCGCTCGGGCATCGGCATCCATCATGCGGGCATGCTGCCGCGGTATCGGCGACTGGTCGAGACGCTGGCCCAGCGAGGACTGCTGCGGGTGATCTGCGGCACCGACACGCTCGGGGTCGGCATCAACGTGCCCATCCGCACGGTCGTGATCACCGAGCTCGCGAAATTCGACGGCACGAAGATGCGTCAGCTGTCGGCACGGGAGTTCCACCAGGTCGCTGGGCGCGCGGGCCGGGCGGGGTTCGACCCGTACGGCAACGTGGTCGTGATGGCGCCGGAATGGGAGATCGAGAACGCTGCCGCTCTGGCCAAGGCGGCCGACAATCCCGCCAAGCGCAAGAAGATCGTGCGCAAGAAGGCTCCGACCGGCGCGGTGAACTGGGGGCGCGGATCGTTCGAACGGCTGGTGGATGCCGCGCCCGAGGCGCTGACCCCGCAGCTGCAGCTGACCGCGGCCATGCTGATCAACGTGATCGCGCGCGGCGGCGACGTCTTCGCCAACGTGCGCTCGCTCGTGTTCGACAACCATCAGACCCGACCCCAGCAGTTCGCGCTGGCGCGGCGCGCGCTGGCGATCTTCCGCACCCTGCGCGAGGCCGGGATCGTCGAGGTGTCGCCGCCGGGCGAGGCGCGCGAGACGAGGAGAAACGGCCCGCACGAGGAGAGTCACGGCGAAGAAGTCCTCTTGCCGGCCGATTCTCCTCACGCCGGCAAGACGCCGGGTCCGAGCATCCATCTCACCGTCGACCTGCAGCCGAACTTCGCTCTGAACCAGCCGCTGTCGCCGTTCGCGCTGGCCGCGATCGACCTGCTCGACCCCGACGACGGGCCGGGCGCTGCCGGCACCGGGCACTACGCCCTGGATGTCGTGAGCGTCATCGAGGCGACTCTGGACGACCCTCGGGCGATCCTGTCGCAGCAGGAGTACCGGGCGCGCGGCGAGGCGGTCGCCGTGATGAAGCAGGACGGTCTGGACTACGACCAGCGCATGGATGCACTCGAAGAGGTCACCTACCCCAAGCCCCTCGACGAGCTGCTGCACCAGTCGTACGAAGCGTTCGCCTCGAGCCAGCCATGGGTGCGCGACTTCGAGCTGTCCCCCAAGTCGGTGGTGCGCGACATGTTCGAGCGCGCGATGACGTTCTCGGAGTTCGTGTCGTCGTATCAGCTGGCCCGCAGCGAGGGGCTCGTGCTGCGGTATCTGTCCGACGCGTACCGGGCGATCCGGCAGACGGTGCCGCTCGAGGCGCGCACGTCCGAGCTGCTCGACGTCATCGAATGGCTCGGTGAGCTCGTGCGGCAGGTCGATTCGAGCCTGGTCGACGAGTGGGAGCAGCTCGTGCACCCGCTGGCCTCGCCCGCCGGGCCGGTGCTGCCGCCCGCGCCGCCGTCGGTCGTGGCCAACCACCGGGCGTTCACGGTGCTGGTGCGCAATGAGCTGTTCCGGCGTGTGCAGCTGGCGGCGCTGCAGCGCGACGACGACCTGGTCGCCCTGGATCCGGATGCCGCATGGCCCGACGCTCTGGACGCGTACTTCGCCGAGCACGATTCGATCGGCGTCGATGGGCGGGCGCGCTCGCCGCGCCTGTGCGCGATCGACGAGTCGGCTGCGGCGGTGTCGGGCCAGTGGCGCGTCGAGCAGACGATCGACGATCCCGAGGGCGACCATGACTGGCGAATCCGCGCGGTCGTCGACCTCGCCGAATCAGAGGATGCCGGAGCCGCAGTCGTGCGCGTCACCGAGGTCGTGCGCCTGTAG
- a CDS encoding energy-coupling factor transporter transmembrane component T family protein: MTTASLAVDPYADRAPASPVRFLHGVNPLAKLLAPAPAMILLVFVRDAATPASFLALAYAIVLVGARMTARTAVMLFAVIPTMALVLGAGLTLWSDPTRVDGSTPLAQLGGWTLYSGAVEIGVATGLRLAAIIALALIAGLTTTGPDLARSLVQQLRVPYRVGYTAIAAFRFVPRFRRELEIIRQAHRVRADHRSLLGFGYVVPLLAGAIRHAERVALAMDARAFGAFPTRTERHLVPLRARDVVFTALMLVASAALFWLLFPWGL, encoded by the coding sequence GTGACCACGGCTTCCCTCGCCGTCGACCCCTACGCCGACCGCGCTCCCGCCTCGCCGGTGCGTTTTCTGCACGGCGTGAATCCGCTGGCCAAACTGCTGGCTCCGGCGCCGGCGATGATCCTGCTCGTGTTCGTGCGGGATGCCGCGACCCCGGCATCCTTTCTCGCTCTCGCGTATGCGATCGTGCTCGTGGGCGCTCGCATGACAGCCCGCACCGCAGTCATGCTGTTCGCCGTGATCCCGACGATGGCGCTGGTGCTCGGCGCGGGGCTCACGCTGTGGTCGGACCCCACCCGGGTCGACGGCTCGACACCGCTCGCACAACTGGGCGGGTGGACCCTGTACTCCGGGGCGGTCGAGATCGGCGTGGCCACCGGCCTGCGCCTGGCGGCGATCATCGCGCTGGCCCTGATCGCGGGACTGACCACGACCGGGCCGGATCTGGCCCGTTCGCTCGTGCAGCAGCTGCGCGTGCCCTACCGCGTCGGCTACACGGCGATCGCTGCGTTCCGGTTCGTGCCGCGGTTCCGGCGCGAGCTGGAGATCATCCGGCAGGCCCACCGCGTGCGTGCCGACCACCGGTCGCTGCTCGGATTCGGCTACGTCGTCCCGCTGCTGGCCGGTGCCATCCGGCACGCCGAGCGGGTCGCCCTCGCGATGGATGCCCGCGCCTTCGGCGCCTTCCCAACCCGCACTGAACGCCACCTGGTGCCGCTGCGCGCCCGCGACGTCGTGTTCACAGCGCTCATGCTCGTCGCATCGGCTGCCCTGTTCTGGCTCTTGTTCCCCTGGGGACTGTGA
- a CDS encoding ABC transporter ATP-binding protein, whose translation MSTPLLRVAEVAIRHEGEDAAAPAGTTFEVRRGEVVLLLGPSGCGKSTLTLALNGLIPHDVPATVEGAVTVAGMDAATTPVSVLSTRVGMVFQDPDAQLVTGTVLDEVAFGPENLRLPVGEVLARSEAALRRVGLWDRRHDNPDALSGGGRQRLAIAAALALGSDLLVLDEPTANLDPRGIQEVCTALAEVVRGSDRAVLLVEHNLDHAVDLVDRVVVLDAAGRTIADGTTDDILRERASELHELGVWLPTSTLAALRLRRAGYCLDPLPLTPAELRTALESAPAASPATRAADAPPGAAATAATRTILPDEDFTAAKALPSADTPPLGDAALVARNLTLRRGRTTVLRGVDLDIRPGEFVAIVGANGAGKTTLLHALAGVVRPPRGTVSVSGDDVSRLRSRELARRIGFVFQNPEHQFVAHTVRDELAHGLRHLSPDEAEARIDEMLHRFGLTARADVHPFLLSGGQKRRLSVGCALVTGAPILALDEPTFGQDRARADELLTLLADLNAEGTTVIVVTHDMQVVTEYATRTIVLGDGGVLADAPTADVFATPELLERAGLRLPPLREALSGLRAHPELADLTRLADLPALAGRGSP comes from the coding sequence ATGAGCACACCGCTGCTGCGGGTCGCCGAGGTCGCGATCCGGCACGAGGGCGAGGATGCCGCAGCCCCCGCCGGCACGACGTTCGAGGTGCGCCGTGGCGAGGTCGTGCTGCTGCTCGGCCCGAGCGGATGCGGCAAGTCCACGCTCACTCTCGCCCTGAACGGCCTGATCCCCCACGATGTGCCGGCGACGGTCGAGGGCGCGGTGACCGTGGCTGGGATGGATGCCGCGACCACCCCGGTGTCGGTGCTCTCGACGCGCGTGGGCATGGTGTTCCAGGACCCCGATGCCCAGCTGGTGACCGGCACGGTGCTCGACGAAGTCGCGTTCGGCCCCGAGAATCTGCGGCTGCCCGTCGGCGAGGTGCTCGCCCGCTCAGAGGCCGCACTGCGCCGCGTCGGCCTGTGGGATCGTCGGCACGACAACCCCGACGCTCTCTCCGGCGGGGGGCGCCAGCGCCTGGCGATCGCGGCCGCCCTGGCCCTGGGCTCTGACCTGCTCGTGCTCGACGAGCCGACCGCCAACCTCGATCCGCGGGGCATCCAGGAGGTCTGCACCGCGCTGGCCGAGGTCGTCCGCGGCAGCGACCGCGCGGTGCTGCTGGTCGAGCACAACCTCGATCATGCGGTCGATCTGGTCGACCGCGTCGTGGTGCTGGATGCCGCAGGCCGCACGATCGCGGACGGCACGACCGACGACATCCTGCGCGAGCGTGCGTCCGAACTGCACGAGCTGGGTGTGTGGCTGCCGACCTCGACCCTGGCCGCGCTGCGGCTGCGCCGCGCCGGTTACTGCCTCGACCCGCTGCCGCTGACGCCCGCCGAGCTGCGCACCGCCCTGGAGTCCGCGCCCGCGGCATCCCCCGCCACGCGCGCCGCCGACGCCCCGCCCGGCGCCGCCGCCACCGCCGCCACGAGGACAATCCTCCCAGACGAGGACTTCACCGCCGCGAAGGCCCTCCCCTCGGCGGATACCCCTCCGCTCGGCGACGCCGCCCTCGTCGCCCGCAACCTCACGCTGCGCCGCGGTCGCACGACGGTGCTGCGGGGCGTCGACCTCGACATCCGCCCGGGCGAGTTCGTCGCGATCGTCGGAGCCAACGGGGCCGGCAAGACCACGCTGCTGCACGCCCTTGCCGGCGTCGTGCGTCCTCCGCGCGGCACCGTATCCGTCAGCGGCGACGATGTCTCGCGCCTGCGATCGCGCGAGCTCGCTCGGCGCATCGGGTTCGTGTTCCAGAACCCCGAGCACCAGTTCGTCGCACACACGGTGCGGGACGAGCTTGCCCACGGGCTGCGACACCTGTCCCCCGACGAGGCCGAGGCGCGCATCGACGAGATGCTGCACCGCTTCGGCCTGACCGCGCGCGCCGACGTGCACCCGTTCCTGCTGTCGGGCGGCCAGAAGCGGCGCCTGTCGGTCGGCTGCGCCCTGGTGACGGGGGCACCGATCCTCGCGCTCGACGAGCCGACGTTCGGCCAGGACCGCGCCCGCGCCGACGAGCTGCTGACGCTTCTGGCCGATCTCAACGCCGAAGGCACCACGGTCATCGTCGTCACGCACGACATGCAGGTGGTCACCGAATACGCCACCCGCACGATCGTGCTCGGCGACGGCGGTGTGCTCGCCGACGCACCGACCGCCGACGTGTTCGCCACGCCCGAGCTGCTCGAACGGGCGGGCCTGCGTCTGCCCCCGCTGCGCGAGGCGCTGAGCGGCCTGCGTGCCCATCCCGAACTGGCCGACCTGACTCGGCTCGCCGACCTGCCCGCCCTGGCCGGACGGGGCAGCCCGTGA
- a CDS encoding ECF transporter S component gives MSARSTTVSTRVLLVCAAIGVAAGLVGGIAGWVTPVVLASAPIVYGFVLGAHVIPGIIAQETLRLPWVALLSHVLAALVGSAMAPQWAGRFLGTALLFGGIQEGVAALTRYKVWRAWRFFISAVIIGVVVAVVVALVVNLASMPIWAQVAYLILAVLGPVAWTAIALAIGAQLRHAGIGRR, from the coding sequence ATGTCCGCACGAAGCACCACTGTCTCGACGCGCGTGCTGCTGGTGTGCGCGGCGATCGGCGTGGCTGCGGGCCTGGTGGGCGGTATCGCGGGGTGGGTCACCCCGGTCGTCCTCGCCAGCGCACCGATCGTGTACGGCTTCGTGCTGGGCGCGCACGTGATCCCGGGAATCATCGCGCAAGAGACCCTGCGCCTGCCGTGGGTGGCCCTGCTCTCGCACGTGCTGGCCGCGCTGGTGGGCAGCGCCATGGCCCCGCAGTGGGCGGGACGGTTCCTGGGCACCGCGCTGCTGTTCGGCGGCATCCAAGAGGGAGTCGCCGCGCTCACGCGATACAAGGTGTGGCGCGCGTGGCGGTTCTTCATCTCGGCGGTGATCATCGGCGTCGTCGTCGCGGTGGTCGTGGCGCTGGTCGTGAATCTGGCGAGCATGCCGATCTGGGCGCAGGTGGCGTATCTGATCCTCGCGGTGCTCGGCCCGGTCGCCTGGACCGCGATCGCGCTCGCGATCGGCGCGCAGCTGCGGCACGCCGGCATCGGCAGGCGATGA
- a CDS encoding class I SAM-dependent methyltransferase, with protein MATYTHGYHESVLRSHRNRTVENSAAYLLPHLRPGDSLLDVGAGAGTITADFARLVDRVTATELDDDALGLARTVARERAIDNIEFTVADVHALPFADDSFDVVHAHQVLQHVADPVRALREMARVARPGGVVAVRDSDYSAFAWWPQLPELDDWLDLYRVAARENGGEPDAGRRLLAWAHAAGLTDITATSSTWCYWTADSRAWWGGMWADRILDSAIARQLQGSGHATRDDLQRISDGWRHWAADPDGWYSVLHGELIVRV; from the coding sequence ATGGCGACCTACACGCACGGCTATCACGAGTCCGTTCTGCGCTCGCACCGCAACCGCACGGTCGAGAACTCGGCCGCGTATCTGCTTCCGCATCTGCGCCCCGGTGACAGCCTGCTCGACGTCGGGGCGGGCGCCGGCACGATCACGGCGGACTTCGCCCGCCTCGTCGACCGCGTCACGGCGACCGAACTCGACGACGACGCGCTCGGCCTCGCCCGCACAGTGGCACGCGAACGCGCCATCGACAACATCGAGTTCACCGTCGCCGACGTGCACGCGCTGCCGTTCGCCGACGACAGCTTCGACGTCGTCCACGCCCACCAGGTGCTGCAGCATGTCGCCGACCCGGTGCGGGCGCTGCGCGAGATGGCGCGGGTGGCCCGCCCGGGTGGGGTCGTCGCCGTGCGCGACAGCGACTACAGCGCGTTCGCGTGGTGGCCGCAGCTGCCCGAACTCGACGACTGGCTCGATCTGTACCGCGTCGCCGCGCGCGAGAACGGCGGAGAGCCCGACGCCGGCAGGCGGCTGCTCGCCTGGGCGCACGCCGCCGGGCTGACAGACATCACTGCGACCTCGAGCACGTGGTGCTACTGGACGGCTGACTCCCGCGCCTGGTGGGGCGGGATGTGGGCCGATCGCATCCTCGATTCGGCGATCGCCCGCCAGCTGCAGGGCAGCGGCCACGCGACGCGCGACGACCTGCAGCGCATCAGCGACGGTTGGCGGCACTGGGCGGCCGACCCCGACGGCTGGTACTCGGTGCTGCACGGAGAACTGATCGTGCGGGTCTGA
- a CDS encoding ABC transporter ATP-binding protein, with protein sequence MALLEVAGLTTEIRLSKTVVHALSGVDFTVDAGETVGLVGESGCGKTMTAMSIERLLPPGGHITGGQVRFDGRDLVALPDRQMRAIRGGEIGMIFQDPMTSLNPVQTIGEQVAEPLVLHRGMSRAQARESVLEMLGLVGIPHPEQRLNSYPHQLSGGQRQRVMIAMALICHPKLLIADEPTTALDVTVQKQILELIDRLRVELGMAVILITHDLGVIAGRADRVVVMYAGKVAEVAETQTLFAEPRHRYTEALFEALPERAAGTGEKLYSIPGLPPDLIDPPHACPFAPRCRFATDLCRTEMPELEPAGDGDLTHRFACFVPRTEPLPTPEQIVAARPQAPAEASSDQREWIAPTRYIPADGTPLLELDRLVKDFPVTRGGLLRRRVGAVSAVAGATLQIARGQTVGLVGESGCGKTTLGRLVVGLDLPTDGSILFRGRKLAHRHRRDLREDRRNVQFMFQDAYASLDPRMRVRAILREPLEIQHVGTARDRDRRVDELLEDVGLPRSAAERYPHEFSGGQRQRIGLARALALQPALIVADEPVSALDVSIQAQVLNLMKQLQRERELTYLFISHDLSVVRYLSDVIAVMYLGKVVEIGPAAEVYAAPQHHYTRGLIDAIPVADPTAERAKAKLGVSGELPSAMNPPSGCRFRTRCPAAQDICAHVEPVLRVGGGSAQDAGTAVGADGRVPHMVACHFPLLEGTYAAAVARGDVTDDAGSAAGGAGMGAVHTTRLGRQHGAE encoded by the coding sequence ATGGCACTTCTGGAGGTCGCGGGACTCACGACCGAGATTCGGCTGAGCAAGACGGTCGTGCACGCGCTGTCGGGCGTGGACTTCACCGTGGATGCCGGTGAGACGGTGGGTCTGGTCGGCGAATCCGGCTGCGGCAAGACCATGACGGCCATGTCGATCGAGCGGCTGCTGCCGCCGGGCGGACACATCACCGGGGGACAGGTGCGCTTCGACGGACGGGACCTGGTCGCTCTTCCCGATCGGCAGATGCGGGCGATCCGCGGCGGCGAGATCGGCATGATCTTCCAAGACCCCATGACCAGCCTGAATCCCGTGCAGACGATCGGCGAACAGGTGGCCGAGCCCCTGGTGCTGCACCGCGGCATGTCGCGTGCACAGGCCCGTGAGTCCGTGCTGGAGATGCTCGGGCTCGTGGGGATTCCGCATCCCGAGCAGCGGCTGAACAGCTACCCTCATCAGCTGTCGGGCGGGCAGCGCCAGCGCGTCATGATCGCGATGGCCCTGATCTGCCATCCCAAGCTGCTGATCGCCGACGAGCCGACGACGGCGTTGGACGTGACGGTGCAGAAGCAGATCCTCGAGCTCATCGACCGATTGCGCGTCGAGCTCGGGATGGCCGTCATCCTGATCACCCACGACCTCGGCGTGATCGCCGGGCGCGCCGACCGCGTGGTCGTGATGTACGCCGGCAAGGTCGCCGAGGTCGCCGAGACGCAGACGCTGTTCGCCGAACCCCGCCACCGCTACACCGAGGCGCTGTTCGAGGCGCTGCCTGAGCGCGCCGCCGGCACCGGCGAGAAGCTGTACTCGATTCCCGGGCTGCCGCCCGACCTGATCGATCCGCCGCACGCATGCCCGTTCGCGCCGCGGTGCCGGTTCGCCACCGATCTGTGTCGCACCGAGATGCCCGAGCTGGAGCCGGCCGGCGATGGGGACCTCACGCACCGCTTCGCGTGCTTCGTGCCGCGCACCGAGCCGCTGCCCACGCCCGAGCAGATCGTGGCCGCACGGCCGCAGGCGCCGGCCGAGGCATCCAGCGATCAACGTGAATGGATCGCGCCGACCCGGTACATCCCGGCTGACGGCACCCCGCTGCTCGAGCTGGATCGCCTCGTCAAGGACTTTCCGGTCACCCGCGGCGGGCTGCTGCGGCGCCGGGTCGGCGCCGTGAGCGCGGTCGCAGGGGCGACCCTGCAGATCGCGCGCGGACAGACGGTCGGGCTCGTCGGAGAGTCGGGATGCGGCAAGACGACGCTCGGCCGGCTCGTCGTGGGGCTCGACCTGCCCACCGACGGAAGCATCCTGTTCCGCGGGCGGAAGCTCGCGCACCGGCACCGTCGGGATCTGCGCGAGGACCGGCGCAACGTGCAGTTCATGTTCCAAGACGCGTACGCGTCGCTGGACCCGCGCATGCGGGTGCGGGCGATCCTGCGCGAGCCGCTGGAGATCCAGCACGTGGGCACGGCGCGCGACCGCGACCGGCGCGTGGACGAGCTGCTCGAAGACGTCGGACTGCCGCGCAGCGCGGCCGAGCGCTACCCGCACGAGTTCTCGGGCGGGCAGCGGCAGCGGATCGGGCTGGCGCGGGCGCTGGCGCTCCAGCCGGCGCTGATCGTGGCCGACGAGCCGGTGTCGGCGCTGGACGTGTCGATCCAGGCGCAGGTGCTGAACCTCATGAAGCAGCTGCAGCGCGAGCGGGAGCTGACCTACCTGTTCATCAGTCACGACCTGTCGGTCGTGCGCTATCTGTCCGATGTGATCGCCGTCATGTACCTGGGCAAGGTCGTCGAGATCGGGCCGGCCGCGGAGGTCTACGCCGCCCCGCAGCACCACTACACGCGCGGGCTCATCGATGCGATCCCGGTCGCCGATCCGACCGCCGAGCGGGCCAAGGCCAAGCTCGGGGTCAGCGGCGAGCTGCCCAGCGCGATGAATCCGCCCAGCGGCTGCCGGTTTCGCACCCGGTGCCCGGCGGCGCAGGACATCTGCGCACACGTGGAGCCGGTGCTGCGGGTCGGCGGCGGGTCGGCTCAGGATGCCGGGACCGCTGTGGGTGCCGATGGTCGCGTGCCGCACATGGTGGCATGCCACTTCCCGCTGCTGGAGGGGACGTATGCGGCCGCCGTCGCGCGTGGCGATGTGACCGACGATGCAGGGTCGGCCGCGGGCGGCGCGGGAATGGGTGCCGTGCACACGACGCGACTCGGCCGGCAGCACGGGGCCGAATGA
- a CDS encoding DUF4262 domain-containing protein, with amino-acid sequence MSTVPTPQERAWLDQDDSHVADTIRRHGVCLQLVGMGACSVPGCPCTVESKRPFAYTIGLFGIAHPELVIVGLGMPAVSSVLNSTARLVLDGTRLTPGEELELPSWDRRIFIEEVPNPGDIAFGANRHYQRPAEASVPLLQLTYTDKRGRFPWESKYTGARSRQPRPGEWDAH; translated from the coding sequence ATGTCCACTGTCCCCACACCCCAAGAGCGTGCCTGGCTCGATCAAGACGACTCCCACGTCGCCGACACAATCCGCCGGCACGGCGTCTGTCTGCAACTGGTCGGCATGGGTGCCTGTTCGGTTCCCGGCTGTCCGTGCACGGTGGAGTCGAAGAGGCCGTTCGCGTACACGATCGGGCTGTTCGGCATCGCACACCCCGAGCTCGTCATCGTCGGCCTCGGGATGCCGGCGGTGTCATCCGTGCTCAATTCCACCGCGCGACTGGTGCTCGACGGGACCCGACTCACACCCGGTGAGGAACTCGAGCTTCCCTCGTGGGACCGGCGCATCTTCATCGAGGAGGTGCCGAACCCCGGCGACATCGCCTTCGGCGCGAACCGGCATTATCAGCGCCCCGCTGAGGCCTCGGTGCCCCTGCTGCAGCTGACCTACACCGACAAGCGAGGGCGGTTTCCGTGGGAGTCGAAGTACACCGGAGCGCGCAGCCGCCAACCGCGGCCGGGCGAGTGGGATGCGCACTGA